One Oncorhynchus clarkii lewisi isolate Uvic-CL-2024 chromosome 32, UVic_Ocla_1.0, whole genome shotgun sequence DNA window includes the following coding sequences:
- the LOC139391869 gene encoding zinc transporter ZIP4-like isoform X1 produces METTYKYFPVILLCLSINLFSYAWYSPVDVYDKVVELVSPGEEYLDEMSLRSFFKLLENRVQCPGVSCEKCLSVQSVDQLVGNFTSTGGLLHNEAFFRVAAGCHLYLSSPTEACSAVRAGRWGDETDHLIQEITGHDHLIQEITGHDHHVHRHRDGHGHGDMESSGIETLLRNMEKHYKPDQQYDQHCLTGQDILEESSASTSDGEPHNTDVVFGYIVYHALRGDCMTARALPEEEYFLDFILNRFGSDNITIHELEVIMKSLQLGGIHKEDHDHEHGDQDGHNNDHGHDDHSHHSTASGGRGAQSGWRGRGGSAAFRQSHEEGYHQMNISSWDLTCFSPEELVKIHGLNGSSLSRYDVARLSPALVQQILSGACNSTSPPTGPSDQLSTIEKYVYATIANLLICLAAVVGVVVLLCTSCSSVFQLIIQFCVSLAVGSLTGDALLHLLPMFLGLHVHSEGTDHSHSEEVPDYIYKILVLMAGIYCFYLMETIFSIITTHHAPHHHGVESEPHHCDHGKVLEMYLQDKKNKQSVSQTDLVDSNDTEKAFPEQNQHSREQRLLPYMVTIGDGIHNFADGLAIGAAFSVSWKSGLATSLAVFCHELPHELGDFAILLHSGVSVKKALMLNVASALTSFIGLYIALTISTDLATKQWIAAITSGLFLYVGLADMLPTMVHVDNRRPWLMFLLQNVGLLSGWGILLLLSLYEDKIGF; encoded by the exons TGCCTCTCTGTGCAGTCAGTAGACCAGCTGGTGGGTAACTTTACCAGCACTGGTGGTCTCCTTCACAACGAGGCCTTCTTCAGAGTAGCGGCAGGATGCCACCTCTACCTCAGCTCTCCCACCGAGGCCTGCTCTGCCGTGAGGGCAGGGAGGTGGGGGGATGAGACGGACCACCTCATCCAGGAAATCACAGGCCATGACCACCTCATCCAGGAAATCACAGGCCATGACCACCACGTACACAGGCACAGGGATGGGCATGGACACGGAGACATGGAGAGCAGTGGGATAGAGACTCTGCTCCGAAACATGGAGAAGCACTACAAGCCTGATCAGCAGTACGACCAG CACTGTCTCACTGGTCAAGACATCTTAGAGGAGAGCAGCGCGTCAACTAGTGATGGTGAGCCTCACAACACAGATGTGGTGTTTGGATACATAGTTTACCATGCTTTACGAGGTGACTGCATGACAGCCAGAGCACTACCTGAAGAAGAGTATTTTTTGGATTTCATACTCAACCGCTTCGGCTCTGACAACATCACAATTCATG AGCTGGAAGTTATTATGAAGAGCTTGCAACTGGGTGGAATCCACAAAGAGGATCACGATCATGAACATGGAGATCAAGATGGACACAACAATGACCATGGTCATGATGATCATAGTCACCACAGTACCGCTAGCGGGGGTCGAGGTGCTCAGAGTGGTTGGAGGGGTCGAGGTGGAAGTGCAGCCTTCAGGCAGAGTCACGAGGAGGGGTACCACCAGATGAACATCAGCAGCTGGGACCTG ACATGTTTTAGCCCAGAGGAACTGGTAAAGATCCATGGGCTGAATGGATCTAGCCTGTCCAGGTATGACGTGGCCCGGCTTAGCCCAGCCCTGGTCCAGCAGATCCTCAGTGGGGCCTGCAACAGCACCTCTCCCCCCACTGGACCATCAGACCAGCTCAGCACCATAGAGA agtaTGTGTATGCCACCATCGCCAATCTTCTGATCTGTCTGGCCGCTGTGGTTGGCGTTGTGGTGCTGCTGTGTACTTCCTGTAGTAGTGTCTTCCAGCTCATCATCCAGTTCTGTGTCAGCCTGGCCGTGGGCTCCCTCACTGGGGACGCCCTGTTGCACCTCCTGCCTATG TTCCTAGGCCTCCATGTTCACAGTGAAGGAACAGACCACAGCCACTCAGAAGAGGTTCCAGACTACATCTATAAGATACTGGTGCTGATGGCTGGCATCTACTGCTTCTATCTCATGGAGACTATTTTCTCCATCATCACCACGCACCATGCTCCGCATCACCATGGG GTGGAGTCTGAGCCCCATCACTGTGACCATGGTAAAGTCCTGGAGATGTACCTGCAGGACAAAAAGAACAAGCAGTCTGTATCGCAGACAGACCTG GTTGATAGCAATGACACAGAGAAAGCCTTTCCAGAACAAAACCAACACTCAAGAG AACAGCGTCTGCTACCCTACATGGTTACCATAGGGGACGGGATACATAACTTTGCCGATGGCCTGGCTATTGGAGCGGCCTTTTCTGTTTCCTGGAAGTCAGGTCTTGCCACGTCTTTGGCTGTGTTCTGTCATGAGCTACCTCACGAACTGG gTGACTTCGCTATCCTGCTGCACAGCGGGGTGTCAGTGAAGAAGGCCTTGATGCTGAACGTGGCCAGTGCCCTCACATCCTTCATCGGTCTCTACATCGCCCTCACCATCTCTACTGACCTGGCCACCAAGCAGTGGATCGCTGCCATCACCTCTGGTCTCTTCCTGTACGTGGGTCTGGCTGACATG CTCCCCACCATGGTCCATGTGGACAACCGTAGGCCCTGGCTCATGTTCCTGCTGCAGAACGTAGGACTGCTGTCTGGCTGGGgcatcctgctcctcctctctctatatgaGGATAAAATTGGCTTCTAG
- the LOC139391869 gene encoding zinc transporter ZIP4-like isoform X3 gives MESSGIETLLRNMEKHYKPDQQYDQHCLTGQDILEESSASTSDGEPHNTDVVFGYIVYHALRGDCMTARALPEEEYFLDFILNRFGSDNITIHELEVIMKSLQLGGIHKEDHDHEHGDQDGHNNDHGHDDHSHHSTASGGRGAQSGWRGRGGSAAFRQSHEEGYHQMNISSWDLTCFSPEELVKIHGLNGSSLSRYDVARLSPALVQQILSGACNSTSPPTGPSDQLSTIEKYVYATIANLLICLAAVVGVVVLLCTSCSSVFQLIIQFCVSLAVGSLTGDALLHLLPMFLGLHVHSEGTDHSHSEEVPDYIYKILVLMAGIYCFYLMETIFSIITTHHAPHHHGVESEPHHCDHGKVLEMYLQDKKNKQSVSQTDLVDSNDTEKAFPEQNQHSREQRLLPYMVTIGDGIHNFADGLAIGAAFSVSWKSGLATSLAVFCHELPHELGDFAILLHSGVSVKKALMLNVASALTSFIGLYIALTISTDLATKQWIAAITSGLFLYVGLADMLPTMVHVDNRRPWLMFLLQNVGLLSGWGILLLLSLYEDKIGF, from the exons ATGGAGAGCAGTGGGATAGAGACTCTGCTCCGAAACATGGAGAAGCACTACAAGCCTGATCAGCAGTACGACCAG CACTGTCTCACTGGTCAAGACATCTTAGAGGAGAGCAGCGCGTCAACTAGTGATGGTGAGCCTCACAACACAGATGTGGTGTTTGGATACATAGTTTACCATGCTTTACGAGGTGACTGCATGACAGCCAGAGCACTACCTGAAGAAGAGTATTTTTTGGATTTCATACTCAACCGCTTCGGCTCTGACAACATCACAATTCATG AGCTGGAAGTTATTATGAAGAGCTTGCAACTGGGTGGAATCCACAAAGAGGATCACGATCATGAACATGGAGATCAAGATGGACACAACAATGACCATGGTCATGATGATCATAGTCACCACAGTACCGCTAGCGGGGGTCGAGGTGCTCAGAGTGGTTGGAGGGGTCGAGGTGGAAGTGCAGCCTTCAGGCAGAGTCACGAGGAGGGGTACCACCAGATGAACATCAGCAGCTGGGACCTG ACATGTTTTAGCCCAGAGGAACTGGTAAAGATCCATGGGCTGAATGGATCTAGCCTGTCCAGGTATGACGTGGCCCGGCTTAGCCCAGCCCTGGTCCAGCAGATCCTCAGTGGGGCCTGCAACAGCACCTCTCCCCCCACTGGACCATCAGACCAGCTCAGCACCATAGAGA agtaTGTGTATGCCACCATCGCCAATCTTCTGATCTGTCTGGCCGCTGTGGTTGGCGTTGTGGTGCTGCTGTGTACTTCCTGTAGTAGTGTCTTCCAGCTCATCATCCAGTTCTGTGTCAGCCTGGCCGTGGGCTCCCTCACTGGGGACGCCCTGTTGCACCTCCTGCCTATG TTCCTAGGCCTCCATGTTCACAGTGAAGGAACAGACCACAGCCACTCAGAAGAGGTTCCAGACTACATCTATAAGATACTGGTGCTGATGGCTGGCATCTACTGCTTCTATCTCATGGAGACTATTTTCTCCATCATCACCACGCACCATGCTCCGCATCACCATGGG GTGGAGTCTGAGCCCCATCACTGTGACCATGGTAAAGTCCTGGAGATGTACCTGCAGGACAAAAAGAACAAGCAGTCTGTATCGCAGACAGACCTG GTTGATAGCAATGACACAGAGAAAGCCTTTCCAGAACAAAACCAACACTCAAGAG AACAGCGTCTGCTACCCTACATGGTTACCATAGGGGACGGGATACATAACTTTGCCGATGGCCTGGCTATTGGAGCGGCCTTTTCTGTTTCCTGGAAGTCAGGTCTTGCCACGTCTTTGGCTGTGTTCTGTCATGAGCTACCTCACGAACTGG gTGACTTCGCTATCCTGCTGCACAGCGGGGTGTCAGTGAAGAAGGCCTTGATGCTGAACGTGGCCAGTGCCCTCACATCCTTCATCGGTCTCTACATCGCCCTCACCATCTCTACTGACCTGGCCACCAAGCAGTGGATCGCTGCCATCACCTCTGGTCTCTTCCTGTACGTGGGTCTGGCTGACATG CTCCCCACCATGGTCCATGTGGACAACCGTAGGCCCTGGCTCATGTTCCTGCTGCAGAACGTAGGACTGCTGTCTGGCTGGGgcatcctgctcctcctctctctatatgaGGATAAAATTGGCTTCTAG